A single region of the Agromyces sp. Leaf222 genome encodes:
- a CDS encoding DUF4190 domain-containing protein, with product MAAAPYGQPDSPTPPGAAGPGASGPGADEPRNTLGLAALIVGLVAIVLAAIPFAAFVAWLPALGAVGLGVAALVSKRSKRRGQGVAGLVLGIVAFLLALIMSVVSAIWWATSSIEAAVEGAGFDASGEPYDEGAAQDMQVVPGTTEGYRADPFPIGETVEVTNLGEPYLSITIDEPDYDADAIIEAENEFNEAAPEGSSYVLVPVTVVYHDDASAPGAAASPWSDVVVSFETSDGLLVDEDFSVIPQPFFDLPDLQPGETGTGNMAFVVPDDAVDDGTWLVNVGWQAEFHYAAK from the coding sequence GTGGCTGCCGCGCCGTACGGACAGCCCGACTCCCCCACTCCCCCCGGCGCAGCAGGCCCCGGGGCATCAGGCCCCGGCGCCGACGAGCCGCGCAACACCCTCGGGCTGGCCGCGCTCATCGTCGGCCTCGTCGCGATCGTGCTCGCGGCGATCCCCTTCGCGGCGTTCGTCGCGTGGCTGCCCGCGCTCGGCGCGGTGGGCCTCGGCGTCGCGGCTCTCGTCTCGAAGCGCTCGAAGCGCAGAGGTCAGGGCGTCGCCGGCCTCGTGCTCGGCATCGTCGCGTTCCTGCTGGCGCTCATCATGAGCGTCGTCTCGGCGATCTGGTGGGCCACCTCCTCGATCGAGGCGGCGGTCGAGGGCGCGGGCTTCGACGCGTCCGGCGAGCCCTACGACGAGGGCGCCGCCCAGGACATGCAGGTCGTGCCCGGCACGACCGAGGGATACCGTGCCGACCCGTTCCCGATCGGCGAGACGGTCGAGGTGACGAACCTCGGCGAGCCGTACCTGTCGATCACGATCGACGAGCCCGATTACGACGCCGATGCGATCATCGAGGCCGAGAACGAGTTCAACGAGGCCGCCCCCGAGGGCTCCTCGTACGTGCTCGTTCCGGTCACCGTCGTCTACCACGATGACGCGAGCGCCCCCGGCGCCGCCGCATCGCCGTGGAGCGACGTGGTCGTCTCGTTCGAGACGTCCGACGGGCTGCTGGTCGACGAGGACTTCTCGGTGATCCCCCAGCCGTTCTTCGACCTCCCCGACCTGCAGCCGGGCGAGACGGGAACGGGCAACATGGCGTTCGTCGTACCCGATGACGCCGTCGATGACGGAACCTGGCTCGTCAACGTCGGCTGGCAGGCCGAGTTCCACTACGCCGCGAAGTAG